The following are from one region of the Polaribacter marinaquae genome:
- the dtd gene encoding D-aminoacyl-tRNA deacylase encodes MKVVIQRVTEASVTINKIKVAAINQGLLILVGIVNEDTQEDINWLVRKVTNLRIFNDENGVMNQSLLDAKGDVIVVSQFTLHASTKKGNRPSYIKAAKPDVAIPLYENFVKTLQKNIDKQVQTGEFGADMKVALLNDGPVTIIIDSKNKE; translated from the coding sequence ATGAAAGTTGTTATACAAAGAGTTACAGAAGCAAGTGTAACCATAAATAAAATTAAAGTAGCAGCAATTAACCAAGGACTTTTAATTCTAGTTGGTATTGTAAACGAAGACACGCAAGAAGATATCAATTGGTTAGTGCGTAAAGTTACAAACCTTAGAATTTTTAATGATGAAAACGGTGTAATGAATCAGTCTCTTTTAGATGCTAAAGGCGACGTAATCGTTGTAAGTCAGTTTACTTTACATGCTTCGACCAAAAAAGGAAATAGGCCAAGTTATATTAAAGCTGCAAAACCAGATGTTGCAATTCCGTTGTACGAAAACTTTGTAAAAACTCTTCAAAAAAATATCGATAAACAAGTGCAAACAGGTGAGTTTGGTGCAGACATGAAAGTAGCACTTTTAAATGATGGTCCAGTTACAATTATCATAGATTCTAAAAACAAAGAATAG